In one Bradyrhizobium sp. 4 genomic region, the following are encoded:
- a CDS encoding transporter substrate-binding domain-containing protein, whose protein sequence is MVTRRDVASIVGLGAIGAATLASPAVGQTADTNESTFARIRRTKKMRIGAVGGGAPYYMKDLSTGQWKGFYVDIAKALAEDMEAELDITETTWGNSVLDLQSNKIDIFFGLNPTPKRALVVDFSVPVFNNAFGILCKKDFKPNSWAELNSPDVKIAVDQGSSHDQVVSRLTPKAQISRLKTADDATAALQTGRVDAQCLITMLSLTVLKKNPSLGQFVLPTPIFATTSNAGFRRETDKTWRDYVNTWIDFNKGLGFIRNAIITNMELVGVTEADIPPGVSL, encoded by the coding sequence ATGGTTACACGTCGTGATGTTGCATCGATTGTCGGACTTGGCGCGATTGGCGCGGCGACGCTGGCCTCCCCGGCCGTGGGGCAGACCGCCGATACCAACGAATCGACCTTCGCCCGCATCCGCCGCACCAAGAAGATGCGGATCGGCGCGGTCGGCGGCGGCGCACCCTATTACATGAAGGATCTTTCGACCGGCCAGTGGAAGGGATTTTACGTCGACATCGCCAAGGCGCTTGCCGAGGACATGGAGGCCGAGCTCGACATCACCGAGACCACTTGGGGCAATTCGGTGCTCGACCTGCAGTCCAACAAGATCGACATCTTCTTCGGCCTCAACCCGACCCCGAAGCGCGCGCTGGTGGTCGACTTCTCGGTGCCGGTCTTCAACAACGCCTTCGGCATCCTCTGCAAGAAGGACTTCAAGCCGAACAGCTGGGCCGAGTTGAACTCGCCCGACGTCAAGATCGCGGTCGACCAGGGCTCCTCGCACGACCAGGTCGTCAGCCGCCTGACGCCGAAGGCGCAGATCTCGCGGCTGAAGACCGCCGACGACGCCACCGCCGCGCTGCAGACCGGCCGCGTCGACGCGCAGTGCCTGATCACCATGCTGTCGCTGACCGTGCTGAAGAAGAATCCCTCGCTCGGCCAGTTCGTGCTGCCGACGCCAATCTTCGCCACCACCTCGAACGCCGGCTTCCGCCGCGAGACCGACAAGACCTGGCGCGACTACGTCAACACCTGGATCGACTTCAACAAGGGCCTCGGCTTCATCCGCAACGCGATCATCACCAACATGGAGCTGGTGGGCGTGACCGAGGCGGACATCCCGCCGGGCGTGTCGTTGTAG
- a CDS encoding amino acid ABC transporter permease: MYQWDFGILWSYRWLFLNGLGVTVGFTLVIVVLGLVFGLFGAFGTLSRFRAVRLIALTFIEAFRCTPILVQLIWFYYALPILAGVEMTPITASALALSLYGGSFYSEIIRGGIISIDRGQSEAGAALGMTPGQSMRRIVLPQAIKRMIPALMNQSIIQFKNTSLVSVLAVPDLVYQSQVAAHDSYRPLETYTAVAVAYAAILIPLTIMVRRGEKRLAVGE; the protein is encoded by the coding sequence ATGTATCAGTGGGACTTCGGCATCCTCTGGAGCTATCGCTGGCTCTTTCTCAACGGGCTCGGCGTCACCGTCGGCTTCACATTGGTCATCGTGGTGCTCGGGCTCGTCTTCGGCCTGTTCGGCGCGTTCGGCACCCTGTCGCGCTTTCGCGCGGTGCGCCTGATCGCGCTCACCTTCATCGAGGCGTTCCGCTGCACGCCGATCCTGGTGCAGCTGATCTGGTTCTATTACGCGCTGCCGATCCTGGCCGGTGTCGAGATGACGCCGATCACCGCCTCGGCGCTCGCGCTGTCGCTCTATGGCGGCTCGTTCTATTCGGAGATCATCCGCGGCGGCATCATTTCGATCGACCGCGGCCAGTCCGAAGCCGGCGCCGCGCTCGGCATGACGCCGGGACAGAGCATGCGGCGCATCGTGCTGCCGCAGGCGATCAAGCGCATGATCCCGGCGCTGATGAACCAGTCGATCATCCAGTTCAAGAACACCTCGCTGGTCTCGGTGCTGGCGGTGCCTGATCTGGTCTATCAGAGCCAGGTCGCCGCCCATGACAGCTACCGTCCGCTGGAAACCTACACCGCCGTCGCGGTCGCGTATGCGGCCATACTGATTCCCCTGACCATCATGGTCCGGCGCGGCGAGAAGCGACTGGCGGTCGGCGAATGA